Proteins encoded by one window of Candidatus Hoaglandella endobia:
- the parM gene encoding plasmid segregation protein ParM domain-containing protein, whose amino-acid sequence MIKVFCDDGSTAIKLCWYDKQHHEPKTLISQNTFTEGWKPVGFASDPIYNYEVDGLKYSFSKASAEVIPTTNIDFQYRTENLLSVHHALQLSGITPQEIELWVTLPISEYYTNHDAQENTFNIQRKISNLQRSISLNKRQVFTFGKIRVYPESVPAVVSALQIDNVHPLEQSLVVDLGGTTLDCGVIEGQFDSIAKISSDAGTGVSLVIRHVQDALLKADTLSNYYVADTIIREMMAGNDVNIFPLINNVEYIATVKTAFEISRNRLIEKVIQHVEQNYRGFHRIYLTGGGAEYLYTAFNAHWSTFKTKIKKLETPQLALVKALAEIGKHQ is encoded by the coding sequence ATGATAAAAGTGTTTTGTGATGATGGCTCTACCGCAATCAAACTATGCTGGTATGATAAACAGCATCATGAGCCAAAAACATTGATTAGTCAAAACACCTTCACCGAAGGGTGGAAACCAGTAGGGTTTGCTTCTGATCCAATTTATAACTATGAAGTTGATGGACTAAAATATAGCTTTTCTAAAGCCTCAGCTGAGGTCATACCAACCACTAATATTGATTTTCAATACCGTACAGAAAATCTACTTTCAGTACATCATGCATTACAACTTTCCGGTATTACACCTCAGGAAATTGAGCTATGGGTCACATTGCCAATTAGTGAGTATTACACCAATCATGACGCACAAGAAAATACTTTTAATATCCAACGTAAGATCAGCAATCTGCAACGCTCTATCAGCTTGAACAAAAGGCAAGTTTTTACTTTTGGAAAAATCCGTGTCTACCCTGAATCGGTTCCAGCAGTGGTCTCAGCACTACAGATAGATAATGTTCATCCATTAGAGCAATCATTAGTTGTCGATTTAGGTGGTACTACGCTAGATTGCGGCGTAATAGAAGGTCAGTTTGACAGTATTGCAAAGATCTCTAGCGATGCCGGAACAGGTGTAAGTTTAGTGATCAGGCATGTACAAGATGCGCTATTAAAAGCTGATACATTAAGTAATTATTATGTAGCAGATACGATCATCAGGGAAATGATGGCTGGAAATGATGTCAATATTTTCCCCTTGATTAACAATGTTGAATACATAGCCACTGTGAAGACTGCGTTCGAAATCTCTCGGAATAGATTGATAGAAAAAGTCATTCAACACGTCGAACAAAATTACCGTGGATTTCATCGAATCTATTTAACAGGTGGTGGAGCTGAGTATCTTTATACAGCATTTAACGCACACTGGAGTACATTCAAAACTAAAATAAAAAAGCTAGAGACACCACAGCTTGCTCTTGTAAAGGCACTGGCTGAAATAGGTAAACACCAATGA
- a CDS encoding Hsp20 family protein has protein sequence MAYRSFSLIPTLSNNLLSDRFTQMDNLFSRLTGEKPLGETPAYNLLQKDKEHYEMTVSVPGYKQDELDISVLNNQLTISGKPKVEETDATEEKDGIKWLHQGIMRRSDFSLSFSLEHRITIHQANLEKGLLTLKFTYDIPEKEKPQKIAIGGQNESGRVLEHNAA, from the coding sequence ATGGCCTATCGTTCTTTCTCACTTATCCCGACATTAAGTAATAATCTGCTTTCTGACCGTTTTACGCAGATGGATAATCTGTTTAGTCGTCTGACAGGTGAAAAACCCTTGGGTGAGACGCCAGCCTATAATCTGCTGCAAAAAGATAAAGAGCATTATGAAATGACGGTTAGCGTACCTGGTTATAAGCAGGATGAACTGGATATTTCGGTACTCAATAACCAGTTAACCATTAGCGGCAAACCAAAGGTTGAGGAAACCGACGCTACCGAAGAAAAAGACGGAATCAAATGGCTGCATCAGGGCATCATGAGAAGAAGTGATTTTTCCTTGAGTTTTAGCCTTGAGCATCGGATAACTATCCATCAAGCTAATCTGGAGAAGGGATTATTAACACTGAAATTTACCTACGATATTCCCGAAAAAGAGAAACCGCAGAAGATTGCCATCGGCGGTCAAAATGAATCCGGGCGCGTGCTCGAACACAATGCCGCTTAA
- a CDS encoding plasmid partitioning/stability family protein: MNKTKKYYFYLNIDKDEQAAAIKLLDHLGQGKKSAAIKSVLLSGFSLKQIDERLPLLVASLIAKPTSLSTLAKVIGVLSPDYNISQITNEKAKEIVAWQKRVRDQLLPNNGWSAWISITESEYASLITKNDTDIQVRALIGAINGDLINESAHKKAVLAEKTSIASSHTNTVISKANKLFNT, translated from the coding sequence ATGAATAAGACAAAAAAATATTATTTCTATCTTAACATAGACAAAGATGAACAAGCAGCTGCTATTAAACTTCTTGATCACCTGGGACAGGGCAAAAAAAGCGCAGCAATAAAAAGTGTTCTTCTTTCTGGATTTAGTCTGAAACAAATTGATGAGCGTTTACCCTTACTGGTGGCCTCTCTTATTGCAAAACCCACATCGTTATCAACACTGGCAAAAGTTATTGGAGTTCTTTCACCAGACTACAATATCTCTCAGATAACTAACGAAAAAGCAAAAGAAATTGTTGCATGGCAAAAACGAGTACGTGACCAACTATTACCTAATAATGGATGGAGTGCATGGATATCAATCACAGAATCAGAATACGCTTCACTGATAACTAAAAATGACACTGACATTCAGGTTAGAGCTTTAATCGGTGCCATTAATGGAGATCTGATCAATGAGTCTGCACATAAAAAAGCAGTTTTAGCAGAAAAAACATCAATTGCTTCATCACACACAAATACTGTTATCAGTAAAGCCAATAAATTATTCAACACTTAA